The Kryptolebias marmoratus isolate JLee-2015 linkage group LG9, ASM164957v2, whole genome shotgun sequence nucleotide sequence TCCTCCTGCTGGGTAAAAGTGAAGCCATAGTATCCGGTTTACAGACGCTGCCAAGCTGTGGTTCTGGAGTTTACACCACGAAGGACTgaggtgtgtttttcttttctcatcatttgtttacatggagttAAACTGACACCGCAGccagcctacagggggcgctGGGTCTGCTTCAGCTTCAACTCTCCGTTCCTGGGTCGGGTTAGAAAATACACCGATGGatgaaagtgaaaaacacaGAGTTTGCAGACGAACCAACACTTTAATGACAGTAGATGCTGCGGCAGTAAAGACACAGTGGACTGGAAGCATCACACAcccttcttcatcatcatcatcatcatcatcatcacacagCAGCTGAGTGTCCCTCAGGACATCTTCAGGTCACTTAGAGATAATATCGATTAATCAGTCAGATTATAGATTGTATAATGCTGTTTATATACGGATTATTTTCACACGCTGATAATTCACAAGCTGTAGGTTATAACTTTAAAGGAGCAGTCCGTCACTTCAGGAAACCTacagaggagcagaaactgactCTGCTGTGGAGCTGCGGGTCGGGGTTCTGGTCGGGGTTCTGGTTTCAGCGGGTGGTTTAAAACTATACTCACACTGTCCCACATCTGGAGCTAACATCAGGAGGTCACATTCATACATTACATCTGGAGATAACATGCAGAGCTAAAGCCTGGTGCTAACATCTGGAGCTAATGTCAAGAGATAAAAGGCGATGCTAACAGCTGGAGCTAACAGCTGGAGATAACATCTGTATATTTCTACAGAGTTTTCTGCTTTAAGCTGAGCAATAATTCACCTGAAAACTCGCTCATttactaaaacaataaatcaaaaaggggcacaaagctgtttaaaaatgtgggaatgtttctttaaatctcTGTGTGGTCACAGAACCCAGACCGGTCCAGATGTTACAGAACCCCAAACAGCTGGAGGTTTAAAGAAATGTTGGACTGCTCCTTCGGATCTAAAAGTCTTGGTTCAAAAGACAGTTTTCAGTACAGAGGGATCATCGTCAGTCAAAGTTCTAAGGACCGGTCCTCCAGGGGGTCCAGGTCCAAGTTCAGGATtcaggctggttctggttcccacacgatgcaaaagaaaaagaacacgGTCCGTCAGTGACGACGACAAGGAGCGCCGATCTGTAACAAGACCAGTgttagggtcagggtcaggaccaggaccaggaccaggatcaggaaCAGAATCAGGATAAGGAACAGAACCAGTATGAGGGTCAGgatcaggaccaggatcaggatcaggaccaGTATGAGggtcaggaccaggaccagtaTGGGGGTTAGTAAAACCCCGTAACTCAGGAGCTTTTCCAGAACCCCACAGAACCTTCTTTGGGGCTCAGAAGCTTGGAACACAAAAATCCAAGTGCGACTTCAGGAACCACCCCAGGAACCTTGTTAGGCACTCAGGAACTTTTCCAGGATCATTTTTAGGAACTTGTACTTTTCCAGAAAGaactgaaaacatgttaaagacTTAAGAGACACTTATGGACCTTTTGAGCTCATTAACTTCCTCAGAAATCAGGCACCTCAGGAGCTTCTTCTTCTGGCTGCTTCCTGGTTTTAAGTAGGAATTTCAAGAAAAACTTCTTACAGACTTTTCCGGGTCTTTTCCCATCAAACCTGTTAGGAAGTTTCCGGAAAACCCAAACCGATTCAGGCACACTTTCAGAAACCGTGTTGTGGCTTCACAAGGGCAACATGAAGAAAAACCCAAAGTTTTGAAGACCTCCATAAATTTGCCagcaaatttacatttaaaagttgaAAACTTTTTAAGCAACTTTGTTCCAGCTCCAGAATACTTTAGGGAACTTTTCTGGAAACTCTAAGAAATGTtagtggtattttttttttatgtaattgaCAGTTAAACACCCAGACCTCCCCACCCAGAACAACCCCACATCCCAACAGGAAACACCTCGAGGACTTCCTGTGTCCATAAAGGTTCTGCGTCCATCAGCAGGTAGATCGGTGTTGAGGATGTGCGGCTGTAACCACGGCGACCTGTCTCAGGACTTATTGTCGTCATAGTGATCGAGAGGAGCCTGGATGTCCGGCAGCTCCATCTCACAGACGACGTTACGAGGAGACACGGCGCTCCTGTTGAAGAAGTGACCCCCACctgctgagacaaaaacaaaaacaccaaaacaattcagttttatttccaaagTGAGCCGGCGACACAGCCACTGTTACTCCTCTGAGCCACAACTGAGTCTGCGTGTTCAGTTGCTGTATGTCGGGGTGAAGTTGCTGTATGTCGGGGTGAAGTTGCTGTATGTTGGGGTGACGTTGCTGTATGTCGGGGGTGAAGTTGCTGTATTAAGTTGAAGTGATGTCAGCTGCAACATTGCTCCACTTtaacatcagtttttaaaacaaaatgtgttttgttgtgtgtttttgtcgtGGACTCTTACTTGTAACAGCAACAGTGATGTCAGCAGGAGTTCGGAGCGTGGTCTCGGGATGGGCGGGGCTTAGCGGCTCCAGGCTGATGGACGGCTGGCTGCTGTCGTTCAGTGGCGCCCTCTGGCTGCCGGGTGGCTGAGTGACACCCAGACGCTCCACGTCCAACACCACGGTGTCCACACAGGGAAGACTGGTCTGAGCGGAGAGGACACGGGACATTCtcagctaacacacacacacacacacacacacctgtcctgcagctgctcaCTCACCATGATGCCGAGAGCTTTGAGGATGTTGAGTTTGCACATGGGACAGGTACAGTGCTCATTCAGCCACGGGTCCACACACACCTTATGGAAGACATGTCTGCAAGAGAGCAGGTTAGTGACGCTGATTTCACACCTGCAAACACCTCTGAGCAGTTTCTGTAAGGCAGAACCAGGTGACGTACTTGCAGGGAAGGATTCGGACCACATCGTTCAGCTGGTACGCTTCAATACACACGGCACAGTGGTTAAAGTCCGGATCCGTTTCcttcaacagaaacacaaaacagaatcaTTTCAGACTCTGTGTGGTTCCGGGTCAGAGTCCGGTTGGTGCTTTGAACCGGAGCAGAACCGACTTAAAACCCAAACTTTCACCTGCAGTTTAACCAACAACCAGTCCTACAGACGTTTGCTCCGAATCTTTAGAAAATACTTATTTACAGTAAGAGTCAAAGGTTTGGATTTTCAAACTAAAGTTCCAACATCGTCTTCAGGACCAAACCCTCCACAGTCCACGATTCAGatgaacaggaagaggactgagcctggactttcacaataaagctaATAAGTGGGCTCTGTCGTACCTTAGATGTTTACAGAAGGAAGTCCTAAATTACGATTGGACTTGAGAGAAAAGCATTTTTTGGTAGTTGGAGTTTCAGGCAGGAGCTGCTCTGGTCTCgtttaacatttctgcagaaatattcaTCTCTAACATTCACGTCTGTCAGAGGAGGAACACCTGCCAGCTGTGTTACCTTGTCTCCTCTCTTTACCGTCCTCGTCGTCAGCTTCCCGATGGCTTTCTTGGCTGCATCACTGAGACGacgctgacagacagacagcagagcGTTAGACATCAACACAGGCTCTGAACCACAGAGACACACCTGAAGGTCAACCACCTGTCTGCAGCCGTTATTCATGAAGCAACTTCAGTGTTCAACCCTGAGCCTGGTCCTAAAAAGAGTTCATTCTTTGAAAGGAAAAGGGTTTGAGTTTTTACTGAATCTATTTTTTGTACATCTTATCTTATTGATTCTAGCTGCTTTAATATGATCACTTTGGACAGAGTCAGTTGGACGTCTCTTGTCCAACATGTTCTCCAGTGGCCCTGAGCTCAGCGGTAGCAATTAGCCACGTGTTAGCTTCATAGCCAgcttgttagcctgttagctggTGTGTTAGCCCGTTAGCTGCtgtgttagcctgttagccggtgtgttagcctgttagctgcTGTGTTAGCTGGtgtgttagcctgttagctggTGAGTTAGCCTGTTAGCTGCTGTGTTAGCCGCTGTGTTAGCCCATTAGCTGCtgtgttagcctgttagccgGTGTGTTAGCCCGTTAGCTGCtgtgttagcctgttagccggtgtgttagcctgttagccggtgtgttagcctgttagctggtgtgttagcctgttagctggtgtgttagcctgttagccgGTGAGTTAGCCTGTTAGCTGCTGTGTTAGCTGGtgtgttagcctgttagctggTGAGTTAGCCTGTTAGCTGCTGTGTTAGCCGCTGTGTTAGCCCATTAGCTGCtgtgttagcctgttagctggTGTGTTAGCCCGTTAGCTGCtgtgttagcctgttagccggtgtgttagcctgttagccgGTGTGTCAGCCCGTTAGCTGCTCACCTGGCTGCGGTCGCGGGAGCTGCTGTAACGGATCTTCTGGATGAAGTAGAAGATGAGCCAGGCTGACGAGATGATCATGAGGACGATGAAGGAGATGGAGACGAACACCAGCGAGCCACGGTTCATGTTCTTGTTGGAACCATGCTGACCCACCACCACAGAGACCAGAACCGTCAGGTTCCGATCCAGGTGAGCCAGGATCTCTTTACCGTAAGTTTCAGTGATCATCACAGCCACGATCTCACCAGTACCTGCACAAAGAACCACAGTCAGGACCAGAACATTACACCCGTCCCACTGAGACCGTGGGACCGATTCTGCTTCAGAACCAGTTCCACGGgtcagcagcaaaaacacaataaattattttctggaGAAAATTCAGAGTTCAGGAATCTGAACACCTTAAAGTTTTTTcctaagatttatttaaaaacatttaagtttttttttcccctaaacaGAACCTTAAAGAATTTCTTAAAATCAGGTAAAATTTCctacaaattaattaaaaaacaacaaaataaaaatgataaaaacctcCATCCGGCTGAATCCTGACACACAATAAGGTCACAGTGAAATCAATACGAAACGTTTATATTTAGACTCATCGATCGTCAGGAAGCTGCTGATCAGACACACTATCTTCATCTACCCTCCTCTACCTCCAAGGGTGTTTCTCAATTAGATTCTGCTGGTCTGCTGGTCCAGGGTCAGTCCTGTAGGGTGTGGGGTCAGTCCTGTTGGGTCTGGGGTCAGTCCTGTAGGGTGTGGGGTCAGTCCTGTAGGGTCTGGGGTCAGTCCTGTAGGGTCTGGGGACAGTCTGTCCATACAAAGACCTAACCAGGAAGCTTCTGACCTTCGTGGCCCATCTTGACAGTCCCGTCGGTGGAATTGTTGTAGATGAGGACAGCCGTGGCATTGTAAGTCACGGCCTTCAGGATCTTCTCTCTGAAGGTGCAGTTCCCTCTCTGCAGCAGCGCCACCCAGTAGACGGTCCGGGGAGGAACCAGGAAACGGGTGTTTGGATCACAGCCCTGCCGGTCCACCACTGAGGAGATAAACCATGGTTACAGATGTTCTTCTATCAGTCCAGATCAGAAGTCCTGATCATCAACATTCATGGTGATGATCAGGACTCCTGAGTAAAACAATGTCCCAAAACTGAATCTGAGCCTCGTGGTCCCCTACAGAAACTCGCATGGATTTATTGACTCAGTACAAACTGATTAGTAACAACCTTGtgagtttttaggttttatatgAAGATGCTGTTAAGTTTCAACATTTTAGTCTGAAAAACAGGAACTGAAACTTGGACAGAGTGACCAAGGGCTTCAGTGACGCTGCAGCTCCAACCAAAGCTGCAGTGTCCTTGGAGCAGCTGACTGTAATCTGACGCCTCAGAGCGGAGACGCTCCGTCCTTCAGGAGCCGAAAACCTCTGCagtgtctctgctgctgctgctgctgctgctgctgctgcatacACAGACTCACAGTCACTGGaacaaaaacagccgaagtaTACAAACACTGGAGCAGAAACAGCcaaactacacacacactggagcagaaacacccaaactacacacacactggagcagaaacacctaaactacacacacactggagcagaaacacctaaactacacacacactggagcagaaacacctaaactacacacacactggagcagaaacacctaaactacacacacactggaacaaaacctttgaaacacgtgaggctgacactctgtctactttaagactttcctttatgataaatcctatagtcggggttggtttgggtttcctgagctctcccttggctctgctggaggacaaactgtccacatgtcctccctctgctgctgtctttaatcGCTCtattctccatgtttgtatttgtaatcatttctatcattaacgtgtgtttttctttctttcattctatagaaactccacctggacctgtcattctgtgtctctttcctgtcctctctaaccccagctggtcgaagcagatggccactcgtcctgagcctggttctggttctggttctggttctgctggaggtttgagtctttccttcccactgtcgccttcatgctgctcaggatgggagactgagacgaagtgaagattcagctCAATCtgcttccttagatagaaaactttactaaatgtttctgttcagacCTGAGACGACTTGTTGGGACTTGtttgtataaatatataaataaactgaaataaatggaacaaaaacatccaaactgcAGAAAACTCTGATGTCATTaagccataaaaaataaaacatttaaattttcattcTGCTCAGTCTGTGATTTAATTTAGGCAGCAGTTGTAATAATTAATACATTTTGGTTTAattcatgagattctttatgAAAGTTGTGCTTTTAGTATCATGGAACTGTTTGTTTTGCCCAAAGTTATCATACTGTCAGAACCTCACACCGGTCCAcgcctggttctggtccagttcATCTATGGAAACAACAAAGCTTCAGCTGCACCAATAAAACCAGACAGAGCAACGTTCTGCTGGAGGAACATCCAGCAGAACTGCTGGAGGAACATCTGCTGGAGGAACATCCAGCAGAACTGCTCGTGGTTCTGGGCTTAGATCggggttctgtgatggttctgggCTAGGATCAAGGTTCTGGGCTCGGATCGAGGTTCTGTTGGCAGTATTATTGCAGAAAAGTCCAGCAGAGATTTTACATCTGCTGCCTTCAAGGACCACATCTTTTCCAGGGACGTTTGAGCGTTTTTCACCAGGACACTAAAACCTCATTCTGTTCACCTTCCAGTAGGAAGAAGAGGGGACAGTTCTGGACCGGCCCACCTGCGGTCCCGACCCGTCCCCAGCATGAGGACAGTCCTGAGTACAGAGTAGTTAAACTGAGTTTAATACAAAAGGGGCGTTTGGGGACATGTTTGCCCTTCAGGTTCTGGACATGTGACAGGTGTGCGCTGTGATGTCACTACCTCCGTGATGCGGCGCAGGTGCGATGACCACGCC carries:
- the rnf130 gene encoding E3 ubiquitin-protein ligase RNF130 isoform X2, translating into MARHWWTRFPVPVVLVLVQIVVQARFVSAARSDKNFSEEYVDATVNVTVLDARGTTVHMMSSDDGTYGQNSPKVDTRGVVIAPAPHHGVVDRQGCDPNTRFLVPPRTVYWVALLQRGNCTFREKILKAVTYNATAVLIYNNSTDGTVKMGHEGTGEIVAVMITETYGKEILAHLDRNLTVLVSVVVGQHGSNKNMNRGSLVFVSISFIVLMIISSAWLIFYFIQKIRYSSSRDRSQRRLSDAAKKAIGKLTTRTVKRGDKETDPDFNHCAVCIEAYQLNDVVRILPCKHVFHKVCVDPWLNEHCTCPMCKLNILKALGIMTSLPCVDTVVLDVERLGVTQPPGSQRAPLNDSSQPSISLEPLSPAHPETTLRTPADITVAVTSGGHFFNRSAVSPRNVVCEMELPDIQAPLDHYDDNKS
- the rnf130 gene encoding E3 ubiquitin-protein ligase RNF130 isoform X1, translating into MARHWWTRFPVPVVLVLVQIVVQARFVSAARSDKNFSEEYVDATVNVTVLDARGTTVHMMSSDDGTYGQNSPKVDTRGVVIAPAPHHGVVDRQGCDPNTRFLVPPRTVYWVALLQRGNCTFREKILKAVTYNATAVLIYNNSTDGTVKMGHEGTGEIVAVMITETYGKEILAHLDRNLTVLVSVVVGQHGSNKNMNRGSLVFVSISFIVLMIISSAWLIFYFIQKIRYSSSRDRSQRRLSDAAKKAIGKLTTRTVKRGDKETDPDFNHCAVCIEAYQLNDVVRILPCKHVFHKVCVDPWLNEHCTCPMCKLNILKALGIMTSLPCVDTVVLDVERLGVTQPPGSQRAPLNDSSQPSISLEPLSPAHPETTLRTPADITVAVTTGGGHFFNRSAVSPRNVVCEMELPDIQAPLDHYDDNKS